AGTAGAAAGATAGAAAAAGCATGCAAAAGAGATATAAATTTCAAATGGCTACTTCAAGGCTTTAAAGCACCTGATCACGCTACTATAAGTAGATTTCGAAAAAAATATCTTTCAAATGAAGTGATTGAAGATTTATTTTATCAACAAGTTAACTATTTAGCTAAAGAAAAAGAATTATTATTTGAAAATGTATTTATCGATGGTACTAAAATTGAGGCAAATGCCAACCGATATACTTTTGTTTGGAAGAAAGCTATTTATAAAAATGAAGGTAAGATGTTTGATAAAATTATTGCTCTTGTTAAAACCATTAATCTTGAAAGATTAATGAAATTCACTATTGAGAGAGAAACTTTGATTGATGATATAAACAAAATTCTTCAATGGCTTTTATTTGAAAAAGAAAAAAGAAATATAGAGTTTGTTCATGGAATCGGTAAAAGAAAAACTGCAATTCAAAAGTGGATAGAACAACTATCACAATATAAAGAAAGACAAGAAAAATATAATTTAAGTAAGAAAATATTTTCAAAAAGAAATAGCTATTCTAAAACTGATACTGATGCAACTTTCATGCATATGAAAGATGATCATATGAGAAATGGTCAATTAAAACCTGCCTATAATGTACAAATAGCAGTTGATAGTGAATATGTAACTGGTGTTGGAGTATTTGATGATAGAAATGATATAGCAACATTAATACCAATGATTACTAATATGCAAGAAAAAATTGGTCATAAATATACTAATGTGATTGCAGATTCTGGTTACGAAAGTGAAGAAAACTATTTGTTTTTAGAGTCTAATAATCAAATACCATATATAAAACCTCAAACTTATGAGAAATGGAAAAAAAGAAGTTTTAAAAACGACATCAGTAAGCGTGAAAATATGAAATATGATGTTAAAACAGATACATATATTTGTCATAATAATAGAAAATTATTCCCATCATATATTATTCATAAAAAATCTGCAAGTGGGTATACGTCTGAGGTTACTGTTTATGAATGTGAAAATTGCGATAACTGCACTTTGAAATCAAAGTGCACAAAAGCAAAGAATAACCGAAAAATGCAGGTTTCAAAGACTTTTATTAAAAAGCGTCAAATTTCATACAACAATATCAAAACTGAATTGGGAACTAAATTGAGAATGAACAGATCTATTCAAGTTGAAGGTGCGTTTGGAATTTTAAAAAGCGACTATGAATTCAAAAGATTTTTAACACGTGGAAAAAATAGTGTAAAAACTGAATTTATTTTGCTTTGTTTTGGATATAACATTAACAAATTACATTTAAAAATCCAAAATGAAAGAACTCAAAAGTATCTTCACGAATTAAAAACTATTTCCTAATTATGGAATAATATAGTTAGGTTTATTTTAGTGCGTCAAAATCTCATGGAAATTCAAATAATTAATATAGTATTTAAAATATTAGGCAATTTTATAGCTTAAACAAAAAAAGAGCATCGCTCATGATTAATTTTAATCATTTTGCGACACTCCCTTTTATAAGCTTATTTTTATATTCAAAAAAAATTCTGACCAATAAGTGATAAAAATGTATATACTATGCCAAATACAACACACACTGTTACAGACAACCATTTGGGATTAAAAATTTCTTTTTCTATAGCTAAGAATATTGATAAACTTAAAAAAGCAAAACCAATAACTCCGTATATAGCTTCAACTAATTCTGCATTATTTATAAATCCACAAGTAAGATAAGTATAAATGAATGTAAATACCAATCCTATTATTAATAATTCTGCATATCTTTTTCTCTTAAATTTCAATCCTGCTGCTATTCCAGTGATAACAACAAAAATTCCTACAATTATTATAAATATTTCTTCAATCATATTCTCCCCCCCAGTATAATACAAAATTATATTTACATTTTTGTCCCAATACCGTATAGTATAAATTTTACCATAAAATACCGTATTATACTTGAAATTATTCCATTTTTATAAAATAATATAATTATATACTAGAGGAGGTAATTCTATTGAATATTACAAAACATAAAAATACAATCTACGAAGTAATTTCAGCTTTATTAGCTTTAACTTCATCTACTATGTTAATTATAGAATTGTCATTTAATTTATCCGTTACAGTTGAATACATATTTGATATTATTGATAATATTATTTTAATCATTTTTGCAATAGACTATTTCTTAAGACTTTACCTTTCAAAAGATAAAAAGAAATTTTTTAAAGAGAATATAATAGATTTACTTTCTATCATTCCTTTTAATTCAATTTTTCAAGGCTTTAGAATACTCAAAATATCAAAATTATTAAAATTTGCAAAGCTGCTTAAATTTCTGAAATTATTTAGAGCTTTTTCTCTATTGTTAAGATTCAAAAAATATTCCAGAAGCTTTATTAAAACAAACAATTTTCAATATGCAATTTACACTACAATGTTTGTATTAATTACTGGAACAATAGGAATGCATTTTGCAGAAGGACTTTCCTTCGGAAATGCTCTTTGGTGGAGTTTTGTTACTATAACTACTGTTGGATATGGAGACATATCTCCTTCTACTACATTTGGACGAATACTTGCAAGTATACTTATGCTAGTTGGTATAGGCTTTTTAAGTATGCTTACAGGAACTATCTCCACCTTTTTCCTTACTAAAAAAACTGATACAAGCTATAGAAATGAGTTAATCGAAAATATAAAATGTAAGCTGGATAATTTTGATAAGTTGAATACTGAGGATATAGATGATATTTGCACTATACTAAAGGCTCTCAAAAAATAATTTTAAAATAAAAACTTTTCAGCTTTTCTAAGTAAATTCCATATATTGAGTTCTACATTTGATAACACTATTTCTGTAATATCTTCTTTGGGATAATATTTTATTGTATTAGATACTCCTGCATTACTTCCATCCTTTGTAATATAAATTATTTCACTTGTGTTAGCATCTAAAACAAACTCAAATCCAAAGCCCATATATTTAACACTGCCATCAATACGCTTCCTATGCATTTCTTTAGGTAACAGAATTTCATTTGTAAAAAGTGTACTTAATAATTTATTACTGATAACTGCCTTCATAAATTTATTTAAATCATAGACTGTTGAGTACGCTCCACCATCAGCTGCACCCTTTGGAGGATATGAATATATATTTTTTCTTAAGCCTATAGCATTTCCTTTATCATCTAGTTTTTTCGTATATCCTTCTGCAACATTTTCATTTATGTCATCCATCGAAAAAAAACCAGTGTCTTTCATACATGCTTTTTCAAATATATTTTTGTTAACATAGTTATAATAGCTACTTCCTGTGATTTTTTCTATAACTAAACCTAATAAAATATATGCACAATTATTATATCTACATCCTTTGCCGGGCTCAAAATTCATTGGTTTTTCAATAAATTGTGGAAGAAAATCTCTAAGTTTTCTTACTGAATAACACGGCTTTTCCTTCCAAATATCTTCATACTTTTCTCCTGCTTCTTCATCTGCATCATCACCAATTCCTGACGTATGTGTTAAAAGTTGATATATAGTTACTTCTTTAGAGATTGTGGTTTCACCTATGTCAATTATATCTAAAACTTTATCATTTAATGAAAGAAGTTTTTTTTCCACTAATTGAAATATACTTACAGCTGTAAAAAGCTTAGTTATAGAGGCTGTATCAAATCTAGTCAGCACATTGTTTTCTACATTGTGCCCTATATGAGAATATCCACATGCATAAGATAATATTTCTTTATCTCCCTCAGTTATTAGTACCGCACCTGAAAAACCACTTTCATCATGTCCTTTTTCAAATACCTGTTTGATTTTTTCATTCATCATATTCAATTCCCCCCAATTTATAACTTATTTTTGTAAAATCTTCATATAAATCGTACCAACTTCCATATCTTTTTTCAACATCCTCATATTTATAATTTTTAAAACTTCTATTATAATATATGTCTGTATTTGGTGATTCTCATTAATACTAAATGATTATTATTTTAACTATTGAACCTAAAATAATAAAGGCAGAAATCTCTCATCTTCTATAAGTGGGAGATTTCTGCCTCTTTTATTAAATTCACCATATTTGTTAATCTCATTAGTAAACTTTATTAAGTATAGTTCTTTCAATTGCAATTTGTTTAAGCATACTTCTTTTAATCTTTCCCGTAGAAGTTAAAGGGAATGTATCTATGAATTCTATATATTTAGGAAATTTATATTTTGATATTCTTCCAGATAGAAAGTTTAATACTTCTTCTTTTGTTAACATACAATATTTCTTTACTTTAATAAAAATAAATACCTCTTCACCAAGAGTTTCATCTGGAATACCTACAACTATTGCATTTTCAATTTTAGGATGCTTAATAAGATTAATTTCAATATCCATTGGAAATATATTTTCTCCACCTCTAACAATTACATCTTTTAATCTTCCTTTTATAGATAAATATCCATCATTATCTATAAATCCAATATCTCCAGTGCGCACCCAACCATCTATTATAGTTTCCCTTGTTGCCAAAGCATTATTATAATATCCTGTCATACAATAAGGGCTTTTTACATAAATTTCTCCTTTCTTATTTACTGGAATCCTTTCACCAGTTATTTGATCACATACTTTTACTTCAACATGTTTAACTGGTTTTCCAACCGTACTTAATTTAGGACTATTCTTATTATATATAATAGTTTGAGTTACCCCCAATGTTTCAGTTTGCCCAAATGTGTAGCATATCTCACGTATATGCATATTTTCCATTATACTTTTTATTAATGTTTGTGATGCAACTGCCCCTGTAATCATTCCCACTCTTAAACTTGATAAATCATATAAATCACATTTACTTAACAAATATTGATACATTGTAGGAACTCCATGAAAGCCTGTACATCTTTTGTTTTGGATTGTTTCAAGAACAACTGAAGTTTTAAAATTCTTAATTAAAACTACTGTACATCCAATTAAAAGACCAAGAAATGCTGTATAATTTCCACCCAATATATGATGTAAAGGTAATGCATCTAAAATCTTATCTTTTGAAGTATAACTATAATTTTCAGCATAAGAAAGCACACCATTTAAAATAGCACTATGAGAAAATATAGCTAATTTAGGTTTTCCTGTAGTACCTGATGTATTTATAATCATCGCTATATTATTTCCCAAAACACTATCTGTAACACTTAAAAATTCATCCTTTGATACCTTATTTTTATATTGAGGCATTATGTTATCTAAATTAAACAAGCTATCCATCTGTATAATTGTGTTGATATAGGTGAATTTATCAAAATTAATTTTCTCAATTGTATCTTCATTACTTGTAATTAATATTGTAGAATCAGATTTTTTTAACAAATAGTCTAGTTCTTCCTCTGTTGAAGCATAATTTAAACAAACTAATACTGCACCTATTTTTAATACTGCTAAAAATACTATCATCCATTCTGGTGAATTGTATGAAAATAAAGCAACATGATCACCTTTTTTTATTGAGATAGATATTAGATTGTAGGCTACCATATCTACTTTTATCTTAAGTTCTTCATATGTATAATGTCTTTCATCATCTACATATATTAAAGCTTCCTTATTTTTGAATTTATCAAAAGCATTATCAATATAGGATCCAATAGAATCACTAATTATATTCATTTTTAACCTCCATTAATTCAAGTTTAGTTTTTTAACTAAAAACTTCTTATTATACAATCCATTAATACCATGTTAAAAATATTTATGAAGATACTTAATAATATCTATTCATTAAATTGTTGCAAGCCTTATATAATTAAAAATAGTTTTTTAGTTATTATATTTTCATTTATATACCTCAATTATTAAATCAAAAGTGCATCTTCATTAATTTGAATTATGTTTCTTTAATAAGTTAATTTTTTTGCAAATACATCTCATAAAGCTTTTTGTAAATTTTACTGTTCTTTATTAAATCTTCATGTTTTCCACTTTCAACTATCTTTCCTTTATCCATAACATATATAATATCCGCATTAATTATTGTCGATAATCTATGCGCAACTACTAACAATGTGTATTTTCCTCTAAGCTTTTCTAATTTTTCAGTTATAAGCTTTTCAGACTCATTATCCAATGCAGAAGTAGGCTCATCCATCAATATTATATTAGATTTTTTCAAAAATGCTCTTGCCATAGACAAACGTTGTTTTTGTCCTACTGATAGATTTTTACCTTTCTCTTCTACCAATGCATTATATTTATTAGGTATTTTAGAAATAAACTCATGAATACAAGCATCTTTAGCAGCTTCCCTAACATCTTCATCCTTAGCATCTATTCTTCCAATTCGTATATTTTCACTGAAACTCCCTTGAAATATATATTGTTCCTGAGGTACATATGCAAACTTTTCTCTTATCTCCTTGAGTGTATATTCACTTAAATATTTTCCATCTATTAAAATACTTCCTTCTTTTATAGGATAAAGCCCTAGTAATAACTTTAAAATAGTACTCTTTCCAGAACCACTATATCCAACTATTGCTACCATTTGTCCTTTTTCTACTTGTAAACTAACCTTATCAATTACCTTTGTATCATCATTATAATAAAAATCTACATTATTTATATCAATAATATATTTATTATTACATTCTTTCTTTTCATTTAATATGTTATATCTCAAAGGTTCCTCTGGTAACTCCATTATATTAAAAACTCTACTAACTCCTGATAGTGCAACTTGTATTTGTGAGACGAAACTACCTGAACGTAAAAACATTGCATTAACACCATTTAATAGTCTAGATATGGCTAACATTGATCCAAAGGTAACATAACCTGACAGCAACATAAATGCTCCTACTGAAATTGTTCCTCCTATACTAAATCCACCTAACATATAGTTAATACCTTCCAAAAATCCATTGTTTTTTCCACGATTAATTGTAGCTAATCTAATTTTACTATTAGTGTATATAGTTTCATCTTTAACCTTCTTCTCAATCATATATAATTTGATTAATTCAAATCCCCCTAATATATCTGTAAATTGTTGTGTTAATACACTGAGATTTTCTTGTATTTTATCACTTATTCTTCTTATAATCCCTATAAATTTAGTATTTACAACCATTGACATCAAGCCTAGTATTATTAAAATGATACTCATTTGCCAGTTTAAAATAAACATCATAATCGTAGAACAAATACCATAAATTATTGTATAAATTAATGTTTGAAATTGGTCAGAAAATGTTTGTTCAAGAACTTGTAAATCATTTATCATATTAGATGTTACATTTCCACTATGTGAATTTTCAAAATAAGAGATTGGTAATTGTTCTATGTGTTTTACTAAAGCAACTCTAAAATCTGCCATAGCCTCTTTCATACATTTTGTATATATATACCTAGTTAAAGGTAAAAATAATACAGCAATAATTATTGTAAAAATAATTAATACAATGGATCTTACTATTAAATAAGAATTTTTTGTAATAGTTCCATCTATAAGGTCTTTAAATACAAAAGCAATTACAATATTAAGTATAGCGTTAATGAAACTGTATGCAGTTATATTAATTATATACATCCATTTCCTCTTTTTTAATATTGAAATAACTCTAAATAATTCATTAAAACTAAATTTTTCAACCATAGTAACTCCTCTCATTAATCTAATTAACATGAAAACTGACTGTTATATAGCTTAGAATATAGTCCATTTAGTTTTAAAAGACTATTATGGCTTCCTCTTTCAACAACCTTACCATTATCAATAACTAAAACTTCATCTGCATGTTCAATAGTTTTTAACTTATGAGCCGCTACTATAATTGTTTTATTTTCCATAATATTAGCTAACGCCTCTTGTACTAAAAATTCCGATTGAGAATCTAGTGAAGCTGTAGGCTCATCCATAATAAGAATTTGAGCGTCTTTTAAAATAGCTCTAGCAATAGAAATAAGTTGTCTTTGACCCCCTGAAAGATTTAATCCTCTCTCACCAATCCGTGTTTTATAATCTTCTGGAAGTTTCATAATAAACTCATGAGCCTTAGCCATTTTAGCTGCATTAACAATCTGCTCATGTGTAGCAGACTCTTTTCCTATCCTAATGTTATCTTCAATTGTAGTTGGAAATAGAAAACTTTCTTGACTAACTACTGCTATCTTAGAACGAATATATGATAGATTCAATTTACCTAAACTATTTCCATAAATTTTTATATCTCCACTTTTAGGTTCATAAATAGTAGAAATCAATTTAAGAATTGTGCTTTTGCCACTACCACTATATCCCACTAATGCCACTTTTTTACCCCTTTTAATTACACAATTAAAATCATTGATTATATTTATATTATTATTTTCATAAGCAAAACTTAAGTCCTTACATTCAATAATATTTTCTACATCCTCACTATCAAAAATCTCACCAGATGTACGCTCTGACTCCCTATCAAGCACTTCAAATATTCTTTTAAATGATTGATTACACATACGTATATCTGCAATCACATTAGGAAACATAGCTATAGGTAAAACCAAATAATATAATAGGCTTGTTATTGCAAGCAAATCACCTGGTGTCATTTGCTTTTTTAATGTTAAATATCCACCATATATAATACACAAAATTAATGGAACAACCTGAAGTATTACTGTAACAGGAAGAATTAAAGAACGTTGCTTCTCTAAAGATAAATTTTTACTCAGCGTATTAGTTACTTGATTTTTAAATTTTTTTTCAAATATTTTGTGTAAATTAAATGCTTTTATTATATATATTCCTCCGAGTATATCTTGGAGTATTAAATTAACACTTCCAAGACTTTGTTGCATTTTTCCCATATATCTTGATAAAGGCTTTGTCAAAATTCTAGTCATATACACCCCAAAAGGCATTATCAAAATACTTAGTAAAAACATTTTATAATTGATATAAAAAAGATAGCAACTAGCCCCTATAAACAATAACGGTAAATACAGTATGTTCATAAATTCATTGTTAAGAAAGTTTTGGATAACAATAATATCATTTGAAAATCTAGAAATTGTATCTCCTGAATTACTTGCTTGTGCTTCTTTTAATGACAAAGTCGTCATATGTTCAACAATTGCTTTCCTTAAATCATATATTAAATCGGCGCCAATTTTCTCCATTAAGTACTTATTAAAAAATATTACTGGGCTGCCAAATACAATTGTACACACCATTATTATTATAATATTTACAACTCCTGATGTATTTTTAGCTAACGCATAATTAAGTAATTTATTCATATAATAAGAAGGTACTAAATTTAAAATTGCAACTCCTACTGATAATAAAGCATTAATGAATATCATGTATTTATAACACTTCATAAATTTTAATATTTTAGAAAACTCAGATTGTAAAAAATTATTACTTTTATTGCTCATTTTTCTTTCCTCTAATTTCGTTTTATAATATAAAAAATTTCTTTTTCTAATTCTACAATTTCTTTAATCAAAT
The Clostridium felsineum DSM 794 DNA segment above includes these coding regions:
- a CDS encoding serine hydrolase domain-containing protein, yielding MMNEKIKQVFEKGHDESGFSGAVLITEGDKEILSYACGYSHIGHNVENNVLTRFDTASITKLFTAVSIFQLVEKKLLSLNDKVLDIIDIGETTISKEVTIYQLLTHTSGIGDDADEEAGEKYEDIWKEKPCYSVRKLRDFLPQFIEKPMNFEPGKGCRYNNCAYILLGLVIEKITGSSYYNYVNKNIFEKACMKDTGFFSMDDINENVAEGYTKKLDDKGNAIGLRKNIYSYPPKGAADGGAYSTVYDLNKFMKAVISNKLLSTLFTNEILLPKEMHRKRIDGSVKYMGFGFEFVLDANTSEIIYITKDGSNAGVSNTIKYYPKEDITEIVLSNVELNIWNLLRKAEKFLF
- a CDS encoding ABC transporter ATP-binding protein, whose amino-acid sequence is MSNKSNNFLQSEFSKILKFMKCYKYMIFINALLSVGVAILNLVPSYYMNKLLNYALAKNTSGVVNIIIIMVCTIVFGSPVIFFNKYLMEKIGADLIYDLRKAIVEHMTTLSLKEAQASNSGDTISRFSNDIIVIQNFLNNEFMNILYLPLLFIGASCYLFYINYKMFLLSILIMPFGVYMTRILTKPLSRYMGKMQQSLGSVNLILQDILGGIYIIKAFNLHKIFEKKFKNQVTNTLSKNLSLEKQRSLILPVTVILQVVPLILCIIYGGYLTLKKQMTPGDLLAITSLLYYLVLPIAMFPNVIADIRMCNQSFKRIFEVLDRESERTSGEIFDSEDVENIIECKDLSFAYENNNINIINDFNCVIKRGKKVALVGYSGSGKSTILKLISTIYEPKSGDIKIYGNSLGKLNLSYIRSKIAVVSQESFLFPTTIEDNIRIGKESATHEQIVNAAKMAKAHEFIMKLPEDYKTRIGERGLNLSGGQRQLISIARAILKDAQILIMDEPTASLDSQSEFLVQEALANIMENKTIIVAAHKLKTIEHADEVLVIDNGKVVERGSHNSLLKLNGLYSKLYNSQFSC
- a CDS encoding ABC transporter ATP-binding protein; its protein translation is MVEKFSFNELFRVISILKKRKWMYIINITAYSFINAILNIVIAFVFKDLIDGTITKNSYLIVRSIVLIIFTIIIAVLFLPLTRYIYTKCMKEAMADFRVALVKHIEQLPISYFENSHSGNVTSNMINDLQVLEQTFSDQFQTLIYTIIYGICSTIMMFILNWQMSIILIILGLMSMVVNTKFIGIIRRISDKIQENLSVLTQQFTDILGGFELIKLYMIEKKVKDETIYTNSKIRLATINRGKNNGFLEGINYMLGGFSIGGTISVGAFMLLSGYVTFGSMLAISRLLNGVNAMFLRSGSFVSQIQVALSGVSRVFNIMELPEEPLRYNILNEKKECNNKYIIDINNVDFYYNDDTKVIDKVSLQVEKGQMVAIVGYSGSGKSTILKLLLGLYPIKEGSILIDGKYLSEYTLKEIREKFAYVPQEQYIFQGSFSENIRIGRIDAKDEDVREAAKDACIHEFISKIPNKYNALVEEKGKNLSVGQKQRLSMARAFLKKSNIILMDEPTSALDNESEKLITEKLEKLRGKYTLLVVAHRLSTIINADIIYVMDKGKIVESGKHEDLIKNSKIYKKLYEMYLQKN
- a CDS encoding IS1182 family transposase, producing MNVTKLYTKNYNQFNDNLQLILPLNLENLIPEDDSVRLLSYLLEGLNYKKLYKAYSSIGRKSAVEPKIMFKIISYAYSQNIYSSRKIEKACKRDINFKWLLQGFKAPDHATISRFRKKYLSNEVIEDLFYQQVNYLAKEKELLFENVFIDGTKIEANANRYTFVWKKAIYKNEGKMFDKIIALVKTINLERLMKFTIERETLIDDINKILQWLLFEKEKRNIEFVHGIGKRKTAIQKWIEQLSQYKERQEKYNLSKKIFSKRNSYSKTDTDATFMHMKDDHMRNGQLKPAYNVQIAVDSEYVTGVGVFDDRNDIATLIPMITNMQEKIGHKYTNVIADSGYESEENYLFLESNNQIPYIKPQTYEKWKKRSFKNDISKRENMKYDVKTDTYICHNNRKLFPSYIIHKKSASGYTSEVTVYECENCDNCTLKSKCTKAKNNRKMQVSKTFIKKRQISYNNIKTELGTKLRMNRSIQVEGAFGILKSDYEFKRFLTRGKNSVKTEFILLCFGYNINKLHLKIQNERTQKYLHELKTIS
- a CDS encoding class I adenylate-forming enzyme family protein, which produces MNIISDSIGSYIDNAFDKFKNKEALIYVDDERHYTYEELKIKVDMVAYNLISISIKKGDHVALFSYNSPEWMIVFLAVLKIGAVLVCLNYASTEEELDYLLKKSDSTILITSNEDTIEKINFDKFTYINTIIQMDSLFNLDNIMPQYKNKVSKDEFLSVTDSVLGNNIAMIINTSGTTGKPKLAIFSHSAILNGVLSYAENYSYTSKDKILDALPLHHILGGNYTAFLGLLIGCTVVLIKNFKTSVVLETIQNKRCTGFHGVPTMYQYLLSKCDLYDLSSLRVGMITGAVASQTLIKSIMENMHIREICYTFGQTETLGVTQTIIYNKNSPKLSTVGKPVKHVEVKVCDQITGERIPVNKKGEIYVKSPYCMTGYYNNALATRETIIDGWVRTGDIGFIDNDGYLSIKGRLKDVIVRGGENIFPMDIEINLIKHPKIENAIVVGIPDETLGEEVFIFIKVKKYCMLTKEEVLNFLSGRISKYKFPKYIEFIDTFPLTSTGKIKRSMLKQIAIERTILNKVY
- a CDS encoding potassium channel family protein — encoded protein: MNITKHKNTIYEVISALLALTSSTMLIIELSFNLSVTVEYIFDIIDNIILIIFAIDYFLRLYLSKDKKKFFKENIIDLLSIIPFNSIFQGFRILKISKLLKFAKLLKFLKLFRAFSLLLRFKKYSRSFIKTNNFQYAIYTTMFVLITGTIGMHFAEGLSFGNALWWSFVTITTVGYGDISPSTTFGRILASILMLVGIGFLSMLTGTISTFFLTKKTDTSYRNELIENIKCKLDNFDKLNTEDIDDICTILKALKK